The Daucus carota subsp. sativus chromosome 9, DH1 v3.0, whole genome shotgun sequence genome window below encodes:
- the LOC108202443 gene encoding heat shock 70 kDa protein, mitochondrial: MASTLLLRSIRRRELSSAFQSLAGNAKTSWSASHMSNKWASLARPFSTKPAGNDVIGIDLGTTNSCVAVMEGKAAKVIENAEGSRTTPSVVAFNNKGELLVGTPAKRQAVTNPTNTVFGTKRLIGRRFDDQQTQKEMKMVPYKIVKAPNGDAWVEANGQQYSPSQIGAFVLTKMKETAEAYLGKTVNSAVVTVPAYFNDAQRQATKDAGRIAGLDVQRIINEPTAAALSYGMNNKEGLIAVFDLGGGTFDVSILEISNGVFEVKSTNGDTFLGGEDFDNTLLDFLVSEFKRTDSIDLSKDKLALQRLREAAEKAKIELSSTSQTEINLPFITADQSGAKHLNITLTRSKFEALVNSLIERTRAPCKNCLKDAGISTKEVDEVLLVGGMTRVPKVQEIVSEIFGKSPSKGVNPDEAVAMGAAIQGGILRGDVKELLLLDVTPLSLGIETLGGIFTKLITRNTTIPTKKSQTFSTAADNQTQVGIKVLQGEREMASDNKMLGEFDLVGIPPAPRGMPQIEVTFDIDANGIVTVSAKDKTTGKEQQITIRSSGGLSDDEIEKMVREAEMHAQKDQERKALIDARNTADTTAYSVEKSLNEYKDKIPSEVASEIEAAVADLRKASGGDSVEEIQSKIDAANKAVSKIGEHMSGGGSAGGSSSGGSQGGDQPPEAEYEEVKK; this comes from the exons ATGGCTTCCACTCTGTTGCTCAGATCTATTCGTCGACGCGAACTTTCATCTGCCTTTCAATCT TTGGCTGGAAATGCTAAGACTTCGTGGTCTGCGTCGCACATGAGCAATAAATGGGCCAGTCTTGCCAGACCATTCAG CACCAAGCCTGCTGGTAATGATGTTATTGGAATTGACTTGGGTACAACAAACTCGTGTGTTGCTGTTATGGAGGGCAAG GCTGCAAAAGTCATTGAGAATGCCGAGGGTTCTCGCACAACTCCATCAGTAGTTGCCTTCAACAACAAAGGAGAACTTTTGGTGGGTACACCAGCTAAGCGTCAAGCAGTGACCAATCCTACAAACACAGTGTTTGGAACCAAGCGTCTAATTGGCAGGAGATTTGATGATCAACAAACACAGAAGGAAATGAAGATGGTTCCATATAAGATAGTTAAGGCTCCTAATGGAGATGCTTGGGTTGAGGCGAATGGTCAGCAGTACTCTCCAAGTCAGATTGGTGCCTTTGTGTTGACCAAGATGAAGGAAACTGCCGAGGCTTATCTTGGAAAGACTGTAAATAGTGCTGTTGTTACTGTTCCAGCATACTTCAATGATGCACAGAGGCAAGCCACAAAGGATGCAGGGCGTATCGCTGGCCTTGATGTTCAGAGAATTATTAACGAACCCACTGCAGCTGCACTTTCCTATGGGATGAACAATAAGGAGGGTTTAATTGCTGTTTTTGACCTTGGTGGTGGAACATTTGATGTTTCCATTCTAGAGATATCAAATGGTGTCTTTGAG GTGAAATCGACCAATGGTGACACATTTTTGGGTGGAGAAGACTTTGATAACACTCTATTGGATTTCCTAGTGAGTGAATTCAAGAGGACTGATAGTATAGACCTTTCAAAAGACAAACTTGCTCTGCAGAGACTTCGTGAAGCAGCTGAGAAGGCTAAGATTGAACTTTCATCAACCTCACAGACTGAGATTAACCTTCCCTTCATCACAGCAGACCAGTCTGGTGCAAAGCATTTGAACATTACCCTGACCAGGTCAAAGTTTGAAGCTCTGGTTAATTCATTGATTGAAAGGACCAGAGCTCCTTGCAAGAATTGTTTGAAAGATGCTGGAATATCAACCAAGGAGGTAGATGAGGTCCTACTTGTGGGTGGGATGACCAGAGTTCCAAAGGTGCAGGAGATAGTCTCAGAAATATTTGGCAAGAGCCCTAGCAAGGGTGTGAATCCCGATGAAGCAGTAGCTATGGGAGCTGCCATTCAGGGTGGTATACTCCGTGGTGATGTCAAGGAGTTGCTTTTGCTGGATGTCACTCCTTTGTCACTTGGTATTGAGACCCTTGGCGGTATCTTCACCAAATTGATTACTAGGAACACAACTATCCCGACAAAGAAGAGCCAG ACGTTTTCAACTGCTGCTGACAACCAAACTCAAGTCGGTATTAAGGTGTTACAAGGTGAACGTGAGATGGCATCAGACAACAAAATGTTGGGTGAGTTTGACCTTGTTGGCATTCCTCCAGCTCCTAGGGGTATGCCCCAGATTGAAGTCACGTTTGACATCGATGCCAACGGTATTGTTACTGTCTCTGCCAAGGATAAGACCACCGGTAAAGAACAACAAATCACCATTAGGTCATCAGGAGGTCTTTCCGATGATGAAATTGAGAAGATGGTTAGGGAAGCCGAGATGCATGCCCAAAAAGATCAAGAAAGGAAGGCTCTTATCGATGCCAGAAATACAGCTGACACAACTGCATACAGTGTGGAGAAGAGCCTGAATGAGTACAAGGACAAGATCCCATCCGAAGTTGCATCAGAAATCGAGGCAGCAGTGGCTGATCTGAGAAAGGCATCAGGAGGTGACAGTGTCGAGGAGATCCAATCCAAGATTGATGCCGCCAACAAGGCTGTCTCCAAGATTGGAGAACACATGAGCGGTGGTGGTTCAGCCGGTGGTTCCAGCTCAGGAGGGTCGCAGGGCGGTGATCAACCTCCTGAGGCAGAATACGAAGAGGTGAAGAAGTAA